Proteins encoded by one window of Catharus ustulatus isolate bCatUst1 chromosome Z, bCatUst1.pri.v2, whole genome shotgun sequence:
- the LOC117010287 gene encoding inositol 1,4,5-trisphosphate receptor-interacting protein-like 1, protein MISIVLLFVLLKRLIHYPQLVGDAWDEETRFRMEVHAKQLEWERIRLEQEVERLTLKQLQLMELLQLLAVAVLGFLVLVLWLMGCKRSMRRKGHKEVNNAANEEHARNVDANEEVDVGNADNDDANQEEDGNDDGNVQEVGNASANGEDNIENEVVSEAANAENNDRVHPVYQGDNDLDDNIGRILMERIQRPVQDLQAGCEWTRNLMDNFALYFGHVLSNTFYPGLQGAIGVGSAFEGWSPREHDVVYQVLIPMTPPRGHSFHLELDSAEQRHVRNFRIRVQLECTCTKEQQAENMLCFLHHSREELRRNQDPSLLDSLCTNSYLDVKKTARWFYQLVRVIWPALPQSHNWHLKLLHSRRSCQFQVTNGREIFTIEMFFGVRRGDSDIFVSSQTREAHTKSTTWPETYAVAEMKFFKHIAKQAPPDCVHFKCLEFFTHLLLAFNFPTCTTKTIVMHLLDEVPMSRWRRRHLLNRLLDISRSLRLCVLVKRLNHFILGNQRLPQDIHLPPDVLAAQPYNLFYHLAEEPDVHSRAMNDYRVLRTWLKRILLGQH, encoded by the coding sequence ATGATTTCCATTGTTCTGCTTTTCGTGCTCTTGAAACGCCTCATCCACTACCCACAGCTAGTGGGTGATGCTTGGGATGAGGAAACACGTTTTCGCATGGAAGTGCATGCaaagcagctggaatgggagaggattcgcctggagcaggaggtggaGCGGCTCACcctgaagcagctgcagctcatggAGCTCTTGCAACTCTTAGCTGTTGCTGTGCTCGGGTTCCTTGTCTTGGTCCTATGGTTGATGGGGTGCAAAAGGAGCATGAGGAGAAAAGGTCATAAAGAAGTGAACAATGCTGCAAATGAAGAGCATGCTAGAAATGTGGATGCAAATGAAGAAGTAGATGTTGGAAACGCAGACAATGATGATGCAAATCAGGAGGAAGATGGCAATGATGATGGCAATGTACAGGAAGTTGGCAATGCTTCTGCAAATGGAGAAGATAATATTGAAAATGAAGTTGTCAGTGAGGctgcaaatgcagaaaacaatgaTCGTGTGCACCCAGTCTATCAAGGAGACAATGATTTGGATGACAACATTGGAAGAATTCTAATGGAACGCATACAGCGACCTGTACAGGACCTGCAGGCAGGCTGTGAGTGGACAAGGAACCTCATGGATAATTTTGCACTTTACTTTGGACATGTCTTATCAAACACCTTCTACCCAGGCCTGCAAGGAGCCattggggtgggcagtgccttCGAAGGTTGGAGTCCACGTGAGCACGATGTTGTGTACCAGGTGCTCATTCCCATGACTCCTCCCCGAGGCCACAGCTTCCACCTGGAGTTggactctgcagagcagaggcacgTGAGGAACTTCCGTATCCGCGTGCAGCTGGAGTGCACCTGCAcgaaggagcagcaggctgagaacatgctgtgcttcctgcaccaCTCCAGGGAGGAGTTGAGGAGGAATCAGGATCCCAGCCTCCTAGACAGCCTGTGCACCAACTCCTACCTGGATGTGAAGAAAACTGCCCGCTGGTTCTACCAGCTGGTGAGAGTCATCTGGCCAGCTTTGCCTCAGTCACACAACTGGCATTTAAAGCTGCTGCACTCCAGACGCTCCTGCCAATTCCAGGTGACCAATGGCAGAGAAATCTTCACGATTGAGATGTTCTTTGGGGTACGCAGAGGTGACTCAGACATCTTTGTGAGCAGCCAGACTAGAGAGGCTCACACCAAAAGCACAACCTGGCCTGAGACTTACGCTGTGGCAGAGATGAAATTCTTCAAGCACATCGCCAAGCAGGCACCCCCTGACTGTGTGCACTTCAAATGTCTTGAGTTTTTCACCCATCTTCTGCTGGCCTTCAACTTTCCCACCTGCACCACAAAGACCATTGTCATGCACTTGCTCGATGAGGTGCCCATGTCACGGTGGCGCAGGAGACATTTGCTGAATCGGCTGCTGGATATCAGTCGGAGCCTGCGCTTATGTGTGCTAGTAAAACGCCTCAACCATTTCATTTTGGGCAACCAGAGGCTGCCTCAGGACATCCATTTACCTCCAGATGTTCTAGCTGCTCAACCATACAATCTCTTCTATCATCTGGCAGAAGAACCGGATGTCCACAGCCGGGCGATGAATGACTACCGGGTTCTGCGAACGTGGCTCAAAAGAATCCTTCTCGGACAGCACTGA